From the Amycolatopsis thermoflava N1165 genome, one window contains:
- the mimD gene encoding propane 2-monooxygenase effector subunit MimD, which produces MSSTMQFGSQAGSSNMCGVTLMNTPVGRVVADVMGAKDGVSLVEYPSMIRVDGTRLLEFDYDELTEALGEPFDGSIFEEISSTHYGRMVHLDDRTLLFANPEDAAEYIGFDLSAHG; this is translated from the coding sequence GTGAGCAGCACCATGCAGTTCGGTTCGCAGGCCGGGTCCTCGAACATGTGCGGCGTCACGCTGATGAACACCCCGGTCGGGCGCGTGGTCGCCGACGTGATGGGGGCCAAGGACGGCGTCTCGCTCGTGGAGTACCCGTCGATGATCCGCGTGGACGGCACCCGCCTCCTGGAGTTCGACTACGACGAGCTGACCGAGGCCCTCGGCGAGCCGTTCGACGGGTCGATCTTCGAGGAGATCAGCTCCACCCACTACGGCCGCATGGTGCACCTGGACGACCGCACCCTGCTGTTCGCCAACCCGGAGGACGCCGCCGAGTACATCGGTTTCGACCTGTCCGCGCACGGCTGA
- a CDS encoding amidohydrolase family protein → MYEKDGEKYYVVDGHVHIWDGRASNHKNVHGKQFIDCFYDYHKNLSPEEVVWDYDTYTYYGAERFMKDLFGEGYVDHAIFQATLLSDFYHNGFGQTEEAFGLTRQHPDKLTYNHAYDPRHGEAGLEQLRRDAERFGLKGVKLYTAEWHGDSRGYKLDEPWSRRYLEECLELGIRNIHVHKGPTIRPLDRDAFDVADIDKVATDYLDLNFVVEHVGLPRLEDFCWIATQESNVYGGLAVAMPFIHTRPRYFAQIIGELLYWIGEDKILFGSDYALWTPKWLVEKFVDFQIPADMPEYAPITTDQKKKILGLNAAALYDLDVPRQLSLPTQAGDADAEVAAGAGAP, encoded by the coding sequence ATGTACGAAAAGGACGGCGAAAAGTACTACGTGGTCGACGGGCACGTCCACATCTGGGACGGCCGGGCGTCGAACCACAAGAACGTGCACGGCAAGCAGTTCATCGACTGCTTCTACGACTACCACAAGAACCTGAGCCCGGAAGAGGTCGTCTGGGACTACGACACCTACACCTACTACGGCGCCGAACGGTTCATGAAGGACCTCTTCGGCGAGGGCTACGTCGACCACGCCATCTTCCAGGCCACGCTGCTCAGCGACTTCTACCACAACGGGTTCGGGCAGACCGAGGAGGCGTTCGGGCTCACCCGGCAGCACCCGGACAAGCTGACCTACAACCACGCCTACGACCCGCGCCACGGCGAGGCGGGGCTGGAGCAGCTGCGCCGGGACGCGGAACGCTTCGGGCTCAAGGGCGTCAAGCTCTACACCGCCGAATGGCACGGCGACTCGCGCGGCTACAAGCTCGACGAGCCGTGGTCGCGCCGGTACCTCGAGGAGTGCCTCGAACTCGGCATCCGCAACATCCACGTCCACAAGGGACCGACGATCCGGCCGCTGGACCGGGACGCGTTCGACGTGGCCGACATCGACAAGGTCGCCACCGACTACCTCGACCTGAACTTCGTCGTCGAGCACGTCGGTCTTCCCCGGCTGGAGGACTTCTGCTGGATCGCCACGCAGGAGTCCAACGTCTACGGCGGGCTGGCGGTGGCGATGCCGTTCATCCACACCCGGCCGCGCTACTTCGCCCAGATCATCGGCGAGCTGCTGTACTGGATCGGCGAGGACAAGATCCTCTTCGGCAGCGACTACGCGTTGTGGACGCCGAAGTGGCTCGTGGAGAAGTTCGTCGACTTCCAGATCCCGGCGGACATGCCGGAGTACGCGCCGATCACGACCGACCAGAAGAAGAAGATCCTCGGCCTCAACGCGGCCGCGCTGTACGACCTGGACGTGCCGCGGCAGTTGAGCCTGCCGACGCAGGCCGGCGACGCGGACGCCGAGGTCGCCGCGGGAGCTGGTGCCCCATGA
- a CDS encoding sigma-54-dependent Fis family transcriptional regulator, with product MTRPGHRSESQVSALREKFLSRPVPELAGVREIISASWRRALEHRIDADEPDPIFVADRDEDSLLLRSAKPILDNLTSELSDHPVAILLTDADGLVVSRSSPDRALHSGLDRICLAPGFSYAEESIGTNGIGTTLECQQPVLVSGFEHFNSRLAAFECAGAPIHHPIRGHLVGVLDLTSWTGTPGPLLLTLARTTAKRIEEAMLAGAGARELALFREYLASCRRGSGAILAVNEDVVMVNNHAQDLYDAADRAALITHTADVAGSPTPATVLADLPSGVVARLEYRPVHHGSTLVGGLFRVKNQAVPRRAAGRADVRLPGLAGSSPVWRQACAAAEASITGGNWLVLTGESGTGKTALAQAVARRHAPGRQIVLDCTPVGNHEAWAHGLADEVSGGNSPAVILRHADTLTDDGMRRLTELFTTWQSAPPDDAPAWVAVTVGEDPRGTEIHNWLMPFFAHTVEVPPLRHRIEDVRRLVPALLARHAGNRDLEVSDACLRQLMRLPWTGNVRQLDDVLAQVSRRRRTGLIEVDDLPAECRTVTRRQLTRLEIMERDAIVRSLAANDGNKERAAADLGMSRATIYRKIRAFSIVP from the coding sequence GTGACGAGGCCAGGACACCGGTCGGAATCGCAGGTCAGCGCTCTGCGGGAGAAGTTTCTGTCGCGTCCAGTGCCCGAGCTGGCGGGCGTGCGGGAGATCATTTCCGCGTCGTGGCGGCGCGCGCTGGAGCACCGGATCGACGCCGACGAACCCGATCCGATCTTCGTCGCCGACCGTGACGAGGACAGCCTCCTGCTGCGCAGCGCCAAACCGATCCTGGACAACCTGACGTCCGAACTGTCCGATCACCCGGTCGCCATTCTGCTCACCGACGCCGACGGGCTCGTGGTGAGCCGCTCCAGCCCGGACCGCGCGCTGCACTCCGGTTTGGACCGGATCTGCCTCGCCCCCGGGTTCAGTTACGCGGAGGAGTCGATCGGGACGAACGGGATCGGCACGACACTCGAATGCCAGCAACCCGTGCTCGTGTCCGGCTTCGAACACTTCAACAGCCGCCTGGCGGCCTTCGAATGCGCCGGCGCGCCGATCCACCACCCCATCCGAGGTCACCTGGTCGGAGTACTCGATCTCACCTCGTGGACCGGCACGCCCGGCCCGCTGCTGCTGACCCTCGCCCGCACGACCGCGAAGCGGATCGAGGAAGCGATGCTCGCCGGCGCCGGGGCCCGTGAGCTGGCGCTGTTCCGCGAATACCTGGCGTCCTGCCGGCGCGGGTCGGGCGCCATCCTGGCCGTCAACGAGGACGTGGTGATGGTCAACAACCACGCCCAGGACCTGTACGACGCGGCGGACCGGGCGGCGCTGATCACCCATACGGCCGATGTCGCCGGATCCCCCACCCCGGCCACGGTCCTGGCCGACCTGCCGTCCGGTGTGGTCGCCCGTCTGGAGTACCGCCCGGTGCACCACGGTTCGACCCTGGTCGGCGGGTTGTTCCGGGTGAAGAACCAGGCCGTGCCCCGGCGCGCCGCCGGTCGCGCCGATGTGCGGCTGCCCGGGCTGGCCGGAAGCAGCCCGGTGTGGCGGCAGGCGTGTGCCGCGGCGGAGGCGAGCATCACCGGCGGGAACTGGCTGGTGCTGACCGGCGAGAGCGGGACGGGCAAGACGGCCCTCGCGCAGGCCGTGGCCCGCCGGCACGCGCCCGGCCGCCAGATCGTGCTGGACTGCACGCCGGTGGGCAACCACGAGGCGTGGGCGCACGGCCTCGCCGACGAGGTGAGCGGCGGGAACTCACCCGCGGTGATCCTGCGCCACGCCGACACGCTGACCGACGACGGGATGCGGCGGCTCACCGAGCTGTTCACCACCTGGCAGAGTGCTCCCCCGGACGACGCGCCGGCCTGGGTGGCGGTCACCGTGGGCGAGGACCCGCGCGGGACGGAGATCCACAACTGGCTCATGCCGTTCTTCGCGCACACGGTCGAGGTGCCGCCGCTGCGGCACCGGATCGAAGACGTGCGCCGCCTGGTGCCCGCCCTGCTGGCCCGCCACGCGGGCAACCGCGACCTCGAGGTGTCGGACGCGTGCCTGCGGCAGCTGATGCGGCTGCCCTGGACCGGCAACGTCCGCCAGCTCGACGACGTCCTGGCCCAGGTCTCGCGGCGGCGCCGGACCGGCCTGATCGAGGTGGACGACCTGCCCGCGGAATGCCGCACCGTGACCCGGCGCCAGCTGACGCGCCTGGAGATCATGGAACGCGACGCGATCGTGCGCAGCCTCGCGGCCAACGACGGCAACAAGGAACGCGCAGCCGCGGACCTGGGCATGTCCCGGGCGACGATCTACCGCAAGATCCGGGCGTTCAGCATCGTGCCCTGA
- a CDS encoding methane monooxygenase — protein sequence MSRQSLTKAHNKITELSWEPTFATPATRFGTDYTFEKAPKKDPLKQIMRSYFPMEEEKDNRVFGAMDGAIRGNMFRQVQQRWLEWQKLFLSIIPFPEISAARAMPMAIDAVPNPEIHNGLAVQMIDEVRHSTIQMNLKKLYMNNYIDPAGFDITEKAFANNYAGTIGRQFGEGFITGDAITAANIYLTVVAETAFTNTLFVAMPDEAAANGDYLLPTVFHSVQSDESRHISNGYSILLMALADERNRPLLERDLRYAWWNNHCVVDAAIGTFIEYGTKDRRKDRESYAEMWRRWIYDDYYRSYLLPLEKYGLVIPHDLVEEAWNRITNKFYVHRVAQFFATGWPVNYWRIDGMTDADFEWFEDKYPGWYSQFGKWWEAYNRLRYPGRNKPIAFEEVGYEYPHRCWTCMVPCLVREDLVVDKVDDQWRTYCSETCAWTDKVAFRPEYEGRETPNMGRLTGKREWETLHHDRDLADIVKDLGYVRDDGKTLIPQPHLDLDDPKKLWTLDDLRGIRFASPNVTLNQMTDQEREEWAAAYRANPNVTVA from the coding sequence TTGAGCAGGCAGAGTCTCACCAAGGCGCACAACAAGATCACCGAGCTGTCCTGGGAGCCCACCTTCGCCACGCCGGCGACCCGGTTCGGCACGGACTACACGTTCGAGAAGGCCCCCAAGAAGGACCCGCTCAAGCAGATCATGCGGTCCTACTTCCCGATGGAGGAGGAGAAGGACAACCGCGTCTTCGGCGCGATGGACGGCGCGATCCGCGGCAACATGTTCCGGCAGGTGCAGCAGCGCTGGCTCGAGTGGCAGAAGCTGTTCCTGTCCATCATCCCGTTCCCGGAGATCTCCGCGGCGCGAGCGATGCCGATGGCCATCGACGCCGTGCCGAACCCGGAAATCCACAACGGACTCGCGGTGCAGATGATCGACGAGGTTCGCCACTCCACGATCCAGATGAACCTCAAGAAGCTGTACATGAACAACTACATCGACCCGGCGGGGTTCGACATCACCGAGAAGGCGTTCGCGAACAACTACGCGGGCACCATCGGCCGCCAGTTCGGCGAGGGGTTCATCACCGGTGACGCGATCACCGCGGCCAACATCTACCTCACGGTGGTGGCCGAGACCGCGTTCACCAACACGCTGTTCGTCGCCATGCCCGACGAGGCCGCCGCCAACGGCGACTACCTGCTGCCGACGGTCTTCCACTCGGTGCAGTCCGACGAGTCGCGGCACATCAGCAACGGCTACTCCATCCTGCTGATGGCCCTGGCCGACGAGCGCAACCGGCCGCTGCTGGAGCGCGACCTGCGCTACGCCTGGTGGAACAACCACTGCGTGGTGGACGCCGCGATCGGCACGTTCATCGAGTACGGCACCAAGGACCGTCGCAAGGACCGCGAGTCCTACGCCGAGATGTGGCGCCGCTGGATCTACGACGACTACTACCGCAGCTACCTGCTCCCGCTGGAGAAGTACGGCCTGGTCATCCCGCACGACCTGGTCGAGGAGGCGTGGAACCGGATCACGAACAAGTTCTACGTGCACCGGGTCGCGCAGTTCTTCGCCACCGGCTGGCCGGTGAACTACTGGCGCATCGACGGCATGACCGACGCCGACTTCGAGTGGTTCGAGGACAAGTACCCGGGCTGGTACAGCCAGTTCGGCAAGTGGTGGGAGGCCTACAACCGGCTGCGCTACCCGGGCCGGAACAAGCCGATCGCGTTCGAAGAGGTCGGCTACGAGTACCCGCACCGCTGCTGGACCTGCATGGTGCCCTGCCTGGTCCGCGAGGACCTGGTGGTCGACAAGGTCGACGACCAGTGGCGCACCTACTGCTCGGAAACCTGCGCCTGGACCGACAAGGTCGCCTTCCGCCCGGAGTACGAGGGCCGCGAGACCCCGAACATGGGCCGGCTCACCGGCAAGCGCGAGTGGGAGACGTTGCACCACGACCGCGACCTCGCCGACATCGTCAAGGACCTGGGCTACGTCCGCGACGACGGCAAGACGCTCATCCCGCAGCCGCACCTGGACCTGGACGACCCGAAGAAGCTGTGGACGCTCGACGACCTCCGCGGCATCCGGTTCGCCAGCCCGAACGTCACGCTCAACCAGATGACCGATCAGGAGCGCGAGGAGTGGGCCGCGGCCTACCGCGCCAACCCGAACGTCACGGTCGCCTGA
- a CDS encoding 2Fe-2S iron-sulfur cluster-binding protein — MADKHRISFEPVDIEMEVGEDEKILDAAFRQGIHLMHGCREGQCSACKSYVLDGEIQMERYSTFACNDAEVEEGYVLLCRAHAFSDCTIELLNFDEEELLNSAPLQRIRTEVVEIVEHTHDIVGLKLKPVDPPAYEFKPGQYADLTIPGTDEHRSFSMATIPSTADHIEFVIKKYPGGRFSALLDDGIAAGDTIELTGPYGNFTLKNGHVLPLVLMAGGAGMAPVLSLLRHLSETGDTRRIRFYYGARTAADLFYLDEIRALGERLPDFGFVVALSESTEGAGELGVTAEPGMVTDVVAAREPELHRSEVYLCGPPPMVDAALALAASQGVPDDQVFYDKFTTSVRDE, encoded by the coding sequence ATGGCCGACAAGCACCGCATCTCCTTCGAACCGGTCGACATCGAGATGGAGGTCGGCGAGGACGAGAAGATCCTCGACGCCGCGTTCCGCCAGGGCATCCACCTCATGCACGGGTGCCGCGAGGGCCAGTGCTCGGCGTGCAAGTCGTATGTGCTGGACGGCGAGATCCAGATGGAGCGCTACTCGACGTTCGCCTGCAACGACGCCGAGGTCGAAGAGGGCTATGTGCTGCTGTGCCGGGCGCACGCCTTCAGCGACTGCACCATCGAGCTGCTCAACTTCGACGAGGAGGAGCTGCTCAACTCCGCCCCGCTGCAGCGGATCCGGACCGAGGTCGTCGAGATCGTGGAGCACACGCACGACATCGTCGGGCTCAAGCTCAAGCCGGTCGACCCGCCGGCGTACGAGTTCAAACCCGGCCAGTACGCCGACCTGACCATTCCGGGCACCGACGAGCACCGGTCGTTCTCGATGGCGACGATCCCATCCACCGCCGACCACATCGAGTTCGTCATCAAGAAGTACCCGGGCGGCCGGTTCTCCGCGTTGCTCGACGACGGGATCGCGGCCGGCGACACGATCGAGCTGACCGGACCGTACGGCAACTTCACGCTCAAGAACGGGCACGTGCTGCCCCTGGTGCTGATGGCGGGCGGCGCCGGCATGGCTCCGGTGCTCAGCCTGCTGCGCCACCTCAGCGAAACCGGGGACACCCGGCGGATCCGCTTCTACTACGGCGCCCGCACCGCCGCGGACCTGTTCTACCTGGACGAGATCCGCGCGCTGGGCGAACGGCTGCCCGACTTCGGGTTCGTCGTCGCGCTCTCGGAGTCCACCGAGGGCGCCGGTGAGCTCGGGGTCACGGCAGAACCGGGGATGGTCACCGACGTGGTGGCGGCCAGGGAGCCCGAGCTGCACCGCAGCGAGGTGTACCTGTGCGGCCCGCCGCCCATGGTGGACGCCGCGCTGGCGCTGGCGGCGAGCCAGGGTGTGCCGGACGACCAGGTGTTCTACGACAAATTCACCACGTCGGTTCGCGACGAGTAG
- a CDS encoding iron-sulfur cluster assembly protein, whose translation MTRMAVSVEAEVLAALSTVLDPELDEPVTELGFVRSVAIDDEGVEVHLRLPTSFCAPNFAYLMVADAYDALAAVPGAGRVRVLLDDHHDSGKINAGTAAGLGYVGTFGVEAENSLDELRRTFQRKAHLAAMERCCRSVLASGAWTVEELPLLELFDLPEGRLKSALMRRREAIGLPNHSHARVMVDHDGTPVARSDVALRLRLATTTRVSIEGNAHFCRGLLATRYAGVDPAGSAPVVTNTRSHP comes from the coding sequence ATGACCCGGATGGCCGTGTCCGTCGAGGCGGAGGTGCTCGCGGCGCTGTCCACCGTGCTCGACCCCGAACTGGACGAACCGGTGACCGAGCTGGGTTTCGTCCGGTCCGTCGCGATCGACGACGAGGGGGTGGAGGTGCACCTGCGGCTGCCCACCTCGTTCTGCGCCCCCAACTTCGCCTACCTCATGGTGGCCGACGCCTACGACGCCCTGGCCGCGGTGCCCGGGGCCGGCCGGGTGCGGGTGCTGCTCGACGACCACCACGACTCCGGCAAGATCAACGCCGGCACCGCCGCGGGGCTCGGTTACGTCGGGACCTTCGGCGTGGAGGCCGAGAACAGCCTCGACGAGCTGCGCCGGACCTTCCAGCGCAAGGCCCACCTGGCGGCGATGGAACGGTGCTGCCGGTCGGTGCTGGCCAGCGGCGCCTGGACGGTCGAGGAACTGCCGCTGCTGGAACTGTTCGACCTGCCGGAGGGCCGTCTGAAGTCGGCCCTGATGCGGCGGCGGGAGGCCATCGGCCTGCCCAACCACTCCCACGCCCGCGTGATGGTCGACCACGACGGGACGCCGGTCGCCCGGTCCGACGTGGCGCTGCGGTTGCGGCTGGCCACCACCACCCGCGTGTCCATCGAGGGCAACGCCCACTTCTGCCGCGGCCTGCTGGCCACCCGCTACGCCGGCGTCGATCCCGCCGGCTCCGCCCCGGTCGTCACCAACACCAGGAGCCACCCATGA
- a CDS encoding NAD(P)-dependent alcohol dehydrogenase produces MKAAQVTGYHSNLELRDVEEPKITGPLDVVVRVGAAGVCRTDLHILEGQWAEKSGVVLPYTIGHENAGWVHAVGDAVTNVAVGDKVILHPLITCGLCRACRLGDDVHCENSRFPGIDTHGGYAEYLLTSARSCVKLDDSLEPADVAALADAGLTAQHAAAKAAKVLRPGDVCVIIGAGGLGHIGIQCLKAMSAATLVVVDRNPAALRLAEEVGADVTVVADGDHVQEVLDLTGGHGAEAVLDFVGEGGSTAEGVRMLRRAGNYYVVGYGENLDVPTIDIISTEINFIGNLVGSYTDLQDLMVLAAQGKVKLHTARYRLDEFQQAIDDLNAGKVRGRAILIP; encoded by the coding sequence ATGAAAGCCGCACAGGTCACCGGCTACCACTCGAACCTGGAACTGCGCGACGTCGAGGAGCCCAAGATCACCGGGCCGCTGGACGTCGTGGTCCGGGTGGGCGCGGCGGGCGTGTGCCGGACCGATCTGCACATCCTCGAAGGGCAGTGGGCGGAGAAGTCCGGCGTCGTCCTGCCCTACACGATCGGGCACGAGAACGCGGGCTGGGTGCACGCCGTCGGCGACGCGGTGACGAACGTGGCGGTGGGGGACAAGGTGATCCTCCACCCGCTGATCACCTGCGGACTGTGCCGGGCCTGCCGGCTCGGCGACGACGTGCACTGCGAGAACTCGCGCTTCCCCGGCATCGACACCCACGGCGGGTACGCCGAGTACCTGCTCACCTCGGCCCGGTCGTGCGTCAAGCTCGACGACAGCCTCGAACCGGCCGACGTGGCCGCGCTCGCGGACGCCGGGCTCACCGCGCAGCACGCGGCCGCCAAGGCCGCGAAGGTGCTGCGGCCGGGGGACGTGTGCGTGATCATCGGGGCCGGCGGCCTCGGGCACATCGGCATCCAGTGCCTGAAGGCGATGAGCGCGGCCACGCTCGTCGTCGTGGACCGCAACCCCGCGGCGCTGCGGCTGGCCGAGGAGGTCGGCGCCGACGTCACCGTCGTGGCGGACGGCGACCACGTGCAGGAGGTGCTCGACCTGACCGGCGGGCACGGGGCCGAGGCGGTGCTCGACTTCGTCGGCGAGGGCGGCTCGACCGCGGAGGGCGTGCGCATGCTGCGCCGCGCGGGCAACTACTACGTCGTCGGGTACGGCGAGAACCTCGACGTGCCGACGATCGACATCATCTCCACCGAGATCAACTTCATCGGCAACCTCGTCGGCTCCTACACCGACCTGCAGGACCTGATGGTGCTCGCCGCCCAGGGCAAGGTGAAACTGCACACCGCCCGCTACCGGCTGGACGAGTTCCAGCAGGCCATCGACGACCTGAACGCGGGCAAGGTCCGCGGCCGGGCGATCCTCATCCCCTGA
- the groL gene encoding chaperonin GroEL (60 kDa chaperone family; promotes refolding of misfolded polypeptides especially under stressful conditions; forms two stacked rings of heptamers to form a barrel-shaped 14mer; ends can be capped by GroES; misfolded proteins enter the barrel where they are refolded when GroES binds), whose translation MAKQLRFSEEARRRLELGVNTLADAVKVTLGPKGRNAVLEKLTGPPTITNDGVTIAREVQLAEPFANMGAQLVKEVAMKTNGAVGDGTTTATVLAQAMVREGLAALGEGANPMRVRRGIEETVEAVVEYLRKSAAQVSGEAELERIATLAASDDERIGGVIAQALAAVGREGVVEVEESDEPGLGVELVDGIEFDHGYTSPYMVTDRDRMEAAYDDPAILLTNKKISQVQDLMPTVEAARRLGRPLVILAENVDGPALQMILSGNVHGTYSAVVVRAPGFGHRRVAELEDLAAALGGRVISDDSGLTLAEVTEADLGRCEHITITEDTTTIIGGAGDEQAVRARIGQLDKQLKRARIEHDQDSLRLRIARLSGRIAVVRVGAATSVELKERMLRVEDSLAAARAALEEGVVAGGGASLAQAARCVDLVGLDGDAAQGREIVRRALGEPLRWIAANAGYDGEEVLARVSAMDNGSGFDALTGAYTDLFAAGVVDPLKVTRSALESAASIAALLITTETAIVEEVLVNPGAIIAPGAGDLAEGMVRPSNIY comes from the coding sequence ATGGCGAAGCAGCTGCGGTTCAGCGAAGAGGCGCGGCGCCGGCTCGAACTCGGCGTCAACACGCTGGCCGACGCGGTCAAGGTCACCCTGGGCCCCAAGGGGCGCAACGCGGTGCTGGAGAAGCTGACCGGTCCGCCGACGATCACCAACGACGGCGTCACCATCGCCAGGGAGGTGCAGCTGGCGGAGCCGTTCGCCAACATGGGCGCCCAGCTGGTCAAGGAAGTCGCGATGAAGACCAACGGGGCCGTCGGCGACGGCACCACGACCGCGACGGTCCTCGCCCAGGCGATGGTGCGGGAGGGGCTGGCCGCCCTCGGCGAGGGGGCGAACCCGATGCGGGTGCGCCGCGGCATCGAGGAGACCGTCGAGGCGGTCGTGGAGTACCTGCGCAAGTCGGCGGCCCAGGTGTCGGGTGAGGCCGAGCTGGAGCGGATCGCCACGCTGGCGGCGAGCGACGACGAACGCATCGGCGGCGTGATCGCCCAGGCGCTGGCGGCGGTGGGCCGGGAAGGCGTGGTCGAGGTGGAGGAGTCCGACGAGCCCGGCCTGGGGGTCGAGCTGGTGGACGGGATCGAGTTCGACCACGGCTACACCTCCCCGTACATGGTCACCGACCGGGACCGGATGGAGGCCGCCTACGATGATCCCGCGATCCTGCTGACCAACAAGAAGATCAGCCAGGTGCAGGACCTGATGCCGACCGTGGAGGCCGCCCGGCGGCTCGGGCGGCCGCTGGTGATCCTCGCGGAGAACGTCGACGGCCCGGCGCTGCAGATGATCCTCAGCGGGAACGTGCACGGCACCTACTCCGCGGTCGTGGTCCGCGCGCCCGGCTTCGGGCACCGGCGGGTGGCGGAGCTGGAGGACCTCGCCGCCGCGCTCGGCGGCCGGGTGATCAGCGACGACTCCGGTCTGACGCTGGCCGAGGTCACCGAGGCCGACCTCGGCCGCTGCGAGCACATCACGATCACCGAGGACACCACGACGATCATCGGCGGGGCCGGTGACGAGCAGGCCGTGCGGGCGCGGATCGGCCAGCTGGACAAGCAGCTCAAGCGGGCCCGCATCGAGCACGACCAGGACAGCCTGCGGTTGCGCATCGCCCGGCTGTCCGGGCGCATCGCCGTCGTCCGCGTCGGCGCCGCGACCAGTGTCGAGCTGAAGGAGCGGATGCTGCGGGTCGAGGACTCGCTGGCGGCGGCCAGGGCGGCGCTGGAGGAGGGCGTGGTCGCCGGCGGCGGGGCGTCGCTGGCGCAGGCCGCGCGGTGCGTGGACCTGGTCGGCCTCGACGGTGACGCGGCGCAGGGTCGCGAGATCGTCCGCCGGGCTCTGGGTGAGCCGCTGCGGTGGATCGCGGCCAACGCGGGCTACGACGGGGAAGAGGTGCTGGCGCGGGTGTCCGCAATGGACAACGGCAGCGGGTTCGACGCCCTCACCGGCGCCTACACCGACCTGTTCGCCGCCGGGGTGGTCGACCCGCTCAAGGTGACCCGTTCGGCGCTGGAGAGCGCGGCCTCCATCGCGGCGCTGCTGATCACCACGGAGACCGCGATCGTGGAGGAGGTGCTGGTCAACCCCGGCGCGATCATCGCTCCCGGCGCCGGGGACCTCGCCGAGGGCATGGTGCGCCCGTCGAACATCTACTGA
- a CDS encoding aromatic/alkene monooxygenase hydroxylase subunit beta — MTSSAKTRSFPKVEFTDSEAGALEFPSSKSRSYNYFKPAKLRATVYEDVTVDVQPDPERHLSQGWIYGFGDGPGGYPQEWTAAKSSNWHAFLDPNEEWEQTIYRNNSAVVRQVSLCLENAKRAGAYGNWNTAWQKFIARNLGAWMHAENGMALHVFTSIQRSGPTNMINTAVAVNAAHKMRFAQDLALFNLDLSESLDTFDGSVHKEVWASAEEWQPTRKAVEELTAVGDWAELLFGANVVFEQLVGQLFRSELVMQISATNGDYITPTIVGTGEHDYNRDLGYTRALFRMLTRDEQHGASNKELFGQWLAKWVPPCLDAAYALQPIWSQPAEKARTFADSLGATKEKFTQLLEEIGLDTPKELDK; from the coding sequence ATGACGAGCAGTGCGAAGACGCGCAGCTTCCCGAAGGTGGAGTTCACCGACTCCGAGGCGGGTGCCCTGGAGTTCCCGAGCTCGAAGAGCCGCAGCTACAACTACTTCAAGCCGGCGAAGCTGCGCGCCACGGTGTACGAGGACGTCACCGTCGACGTGCAGCCGGACCCCGAGCGGCACCTGTCCCAGGGCTGGATCTACGGCTTCGGCGACGGGCCCGGCGGCTACCCGCAGGAGTGGACGGCGGCGAAGTCGTCGAACTGGCACGCCTTCCTCGACCCGAACGAGGAGTGGGAGCAGACGATCTACCGCAACAACTCCGCGGTGGTCCGCCAGGTCTCCCTGTGCCTGGAGAACGCCAAGCGCGCCGGCGCCTACGGCAACTGGAACACCGCCTGGCAGAAGTTCATCGCCCGCAACCTCGGCGCCTGGATGCACGCCGAGAACGGGATGGCGCTGCACGTGTTCACCTCGATCCAGCGCTCCGGACCGACGAACATGATCAACACCGCGGTGGCGGTCAACGCGGCGCACAAGATGCGGTTCGCCCAGGACCTCGCGCTGTTCAACCTGGACCTGTCGGAGTCGCTGGACACCTTCGACGGGTCGGTGCACAAGGAGGTGTGGGCATCGGCGGAGGAGTGGCAGCCCACCCGCAAGGCCGTCGAGGAGCTGACCGCGGTCGGCGACTGGGCGGAACTGCTGTTCGGCGCCAACGTCGTGTTCGAGCAGCTCGTCGGCCAGCTCTTCCGGTCGGAGCTGGTCATGCAGATCTCCGCCACCAACGGCGACTACATCACCCCGACCATCGTCGGGACCGGCGAGCACGACTACAACCGCGACCTCGGCTACACGCGGGCCCTGTTCCGGATGCTCACCCGCGACGAGCAGCACGGCGCGAGCAACAAGGAACTGTTCGGCCAGTGGCTCGCGAAGTGGGTGCCGCCGTGCCTGGACGCCGCGTACGCGCTCCAGCCGATCTGGTCCCAGCCGGCGGAGAAGGCCCGCACCTTCGCCGACTCGCTCGGCGCGACCAAGGAGAAGTTCACCCAGCTGCTCGAGGAGATCGGGCTGGACACCCCGAAGGAGTTGGACAAGTGA